In Opitutus sp., one genomic interval encodes:
- a CDS encoding lipid-binding SYLF domain-containing protein, with product MKKLLSLVILLALTVSLRADSAQDRERFVKRMETCEAILREFQADPARAIPSEVLHRAKGLVITTQFKGGLILGFQEGFGTILVKKSNGRWSIPVVVRAGEASLGLQLGGSSVESIYVLMDEATPRLLFEGRFNIGVDAAAVAGPRAADAEKSNQLLLNVPVLVYTNKKGLFAGATVKSGYITRSDAVNRAFYALDYDLPELLYGNFVNPIPAEVKPLMDYVTQLAP from the coding sequence ATGAAAAAACTGCTTTCACTCGTCATCCTGCTAGCCCTCACCGTGTCACTCCGGGCCGACTCCGCCCAGGACCGCGAGCGCTTCGTCAAACGCATGGAAACCTGCGAGGCCATCCTGCGCGAGTTCCAGGCCGACCCCGCGCGCGCCATCCCGTCCGAGGTGCTGCACCGCGCCAAGGGATTGGTGATCACCACCCAGTTCAAGGGCGGCCTCATCCTTGGCTTTCAAGAGGGCTTCGGCACCATTTTGGTCAAAAAATCCAACGGCCGCTGGAGCATTCCGGTGGTGGTGCGTGCCGGCGAAGCCAGCCTCGGCCTCCAGTTGGGCGGCTCCAGCGTCGAGTCGATTTACGTGCTGATGGATGAAGCGACCCCGCGCCTGCTTTTCGAAGGCCGCTTTAACATCGGTGTGGATGCCGCCGCCGTCGCCGGCCCGCGCGCCGCAGATGCTGAAAAATCCAATCAGCTGCTGCTCAATGTACCCGTTCTCGTTTACACCAACAAGAAGGGCCTCTTTGCCGGCGCCACCGTAAAGAGCGGTTACATTACCCGTAGCGACGCCGTTAACCGCGCCTTCTACGCGCTGGACTACGACTTGCCCGAGCTGCTGTACGGCAACTTCGTCAACCCCATCCCGGCCGAAGTGAAGCCGCTGATGGATTACGTCACCCAGCTCGCCCCTTGA
- a CDS encoding IS630 family transposase, which translates to MGRKAVRITCSEGDQQSLEKRATSRIESRQRVERARMILGCVSGEQVQEVARRCNTRPNTVIKWRDRFVLLGMKGLDDAARPGAKRTYGEDFRDRVLALLEGPPPPGQARWDGPAVARVLGGSVHAVWRVLRKEGICLQRQRSWCVSTDKQFAAKAADIVGLYLSPPEKALVISVDEKPGIQALERATGYVETDNGKIVQGLKSTYKRHGTLNLFAALDVATGLIKTQKTTLKRREEFLLFMDQVVADHPPERELHVILDNYCTHKKCDAWLARHPNVHFHFTPTSASWLNQVEIWFGILTRKALRGANFRSVAELSQAIDAFVAAYLPNAKPFKWRKREVKGSQLRNTIINLRN; encoded by the coding sequence ATGGGACGAAAAGCCGTGCGAATCACTTGTAGCGAGGGGGATCAGCAATCCCTAGAAAAACGGGCAACCAGCCGGATTGAGTCGAGGCAGCGAGTTGAGCGCGCCCGGATGATCCTTGGGTGCGTGAGTGGCGAGCAGGTGCAAGAGGTGGCGCGCCGCTGCAACACCAGGCCGAACACCGTAATAAAGTGGAGGGATCGCTTTGTGCTGCTTGGCATGAAGGGGCTGGATGATGCGGCACGGCCGGGCGCGAAGCGCACCTACGGTGAGGACTTTCGAGATCGGGTGCTGGCTTTATTGGAAGGGCCACCCCCTCCGGGGCAGGCGCGCTGGGATGGTCCAGCGGTGGCCCGTGTGCTCGGCGGCTCGGTGCACGCGGTCTGGCGAGTGCTGCGCAAGGAGGGCATTTGCCTGCAGCGCCAGCGCTCGTGGTGCGTGAGCACTGACAAGCAGTTCGCAGCCAAGGCAGCCGATATCGTCGGGCTCTACCTGAGCCCACCGGAAAAGGCATTGGTGATAAGTGTGGATGAAAAGCCTGGCATCCAAGCCCTAGAGCGCGCCACCGGTTACGTGGAGACCGACAATGGTAAAATCGTCCAGGGACTCAAAAGCACCTACAAGCGCCACGGTACACTCAACTTGTTCGCTGCCCTTGATGTGGCCACGGGCTTGATCAAGACGCAGAAAACCACCCTTAAGCGCCGGGAGGAGTTCCTGCTGTTCATGGACCAAGTGGTGGCGGATCACCCGCCCGAGAGAGAACTCCACGTGATTTTGGATAATTATTGCACCCACAAAAAGTGCGACGCTTGGCTCGCTCGGCACCCCAATGTCCACTTCCACTTTACCCCAACCTCGGCGAGTTGGCTCAATCAAGTTGAAATCTGGTTCGGCATACTAACAAGGAAGGCGCTACGGGGCGCGAACTTCAGAAGCGTCGCCGAACTTAGTCAGGCCATTGACGCTTTCGTCGCCGCCTACCTGCCCAATGCCAAGCCGTTCAAGTGGCGCAAGCGCGAGGTCAAGGGAAGCCAACTCAGAAATACTATCATTAATCTACGCAATTAA
- a CDS encoding HDOD domain-containing protein produces the protein MKNSQEQFRLAIDRIEKFSPAPAILARGLTLLRDPHSDIADIAKLVGSDPSITADLIRCANSVFYGSSEPNQTIGEAIQKIGSNETIRLLNLAVTRVVAKQHLGCYGISADDFWAESLFNGLFLRNLTSAAGRGDAEQAYTVGLLRFLGRLAINQAIEDHGGGLFWGGNEPISAWEQQSVGFVQAQAGATLLGKWKFSAEMIQAIGAQDDPASLPAPSWLAEALQFTSSLFPQGLGVQMQPAPVERALADPACARFVAMCSLSAEQIQGIVETTFDDYSRTRRMIDPAV, from the coding sequence ATGAAAAATTCCCAAGAACAGTTTCGCCTCGCCATCGACCGGATTGAGAAATTCAGCCCAGCCCCCGCAATTCTCGCCCGCGGTCTGACTTTGCTCCGCGATCCCCATTCAGACATCGCCGACATTGCCAAACTGGTGGGCAGCGACCCATCGATCACCGCCGACCTCATCCGCTGTGCCAACAGTGTGTTTTACGGTTCCAGTGAACCGAACCAGACGATCGGTGAAGCGATTCAAAAGATAGGCTCCAACGAGACGATTCGGCTCTTGAATTTGGCGGTCACCCGCGTCGTGGCCAAACAGCACTTGGGTTGCTACGGCATTTCCGCCGACGACTTCTGGGCCGAGAGCCTGTTTAACGGCCTGTTCTTGCGGAACCTGACCTCGGCTGCGGGCCGGGGCGATGCCGAACAAGCCTACACGGTGGGACTGCTCCGCTTCCTGGGGCGTCTGGCAATCAACCAAGCGATCGAAGACCATGGCGGCGGTTTATTTTGGGGCGGTAACGAGCCGATTTCCGCCTGGGAGCAGCAGAGCGTGGGGTTTGTTCAAGCCCAGGCCGGCGCCACCCTTTTGGGGAAGTGGAAATTCTCCGCTGAGATGATTCAGGCCATAGGCGCTCAGGATGATCCCGCGTCACTGCCCGCGCCCAGCTGGCTGGCCGAGGCGTTGCAGTTTACCTCGAGCCTTTTCCCTCAAGGGCTCGGGGTTCAGATGCAGCCGGCGCCAGTGGAGCGCGCCTTGGCCGATCCGGCCTGCGCCCGGTTTGTCGCCATGTGCAGCCTGAGCGCGGAGCAGATTCAGGGAATCGTTGAAACGACGTTTGATGATTACAGCCGCACGCGGCGCATGATCGATCCCGCCGTCTAG
- a CDS encoding YcfL family protein: MNTHPRLLVSSLLAAAALVALPGCATNVNTVERAQSQATPDFVSDKRVVTDNTLARTVRVNSVNQATVSGNLLKIQVALENLKNNPRTIRYKFEWIDQSGMAVNSPNETWKTLMLQGRETTMISTVAINPRAVDFVLKLSEYKP, from the coding sequence ATGAACACCCATCCCCGTCTGCTCGTCTCCAGCCTTTTGGCCGCCGCTGCGCTCGTCGCTTTGCCCGGCTGCGCGACCAACGTGAACACCGTTGAGCGCGCCCAGTCCCAGGCCACCCCCGACTTCGTTTCCGACAAACGCGTGGTCACCGACAACACCCTTGCGCGCACCGTGCGCGTTAACTCGGTTAACCAAGCCACCGTTTCCGGCAACCTGCTCAAAATCCAGGTCGCCTTGGAAAACCTCAAAAACAACCCGCGCACCATCCGTTACAAGTTCGAGTGGATCGACCAGAGCGGCATGGCGGTGAATTCGCCCAACGAGACCTGGAAGACGCTCATGCTTCAAGGTCGCGAAACCACGATGATTTCCACGGTTGCGATCAACCCGCGCGCGGTCGATTTCGTCCTCAAGCTCAGCGAATATAAACCGTAA
- the cadA gene encoding cadmium-translocating P-type ATPase, with amino-acid sequence MTTTPSCCHSPGPHTPAPAPAAPVYMGLPDERVLRPRFWVAFTCTLPVLVLAMGPMLAPASFPHLDPRLSAWLQLALTTPVFFWCGAFFIRRWWKSLRELDTNMFTLTVTGTGAAYFYSVAAVLFGHKFPASLHLADHGVPLYFEGAAFITTIVLLGQILEQRAHSRTDAAIRALMELAPATAHRVRDGVEEDVPLAEIVAGDVLRVRPGEKVPVDGTLTEGGSDVDEAMLTGEPAPVAKSPGAPVSAGTLNTTGSFLFRAERVGADTLLAQIIRLVEQAQDSEAPIQRVADRVSAWFVPTVAAISALTFILWLWLGPAPAFIPALVNAVAVLIIACPCALGLATPVALVTGIGRGAQAGVLVKDAAALEHLTAATTVLIDKTGTLTEGKPRVVAITPQNGMPENELLALAAAAESPSEHPLARALVAAAKERNLPLAPASDFRAQPGQGVSARVAERTVRVARAAERPDNHATATVIDVTLNGSFAGTIALADPIKASTPAAIAELHRLGLKIYMVTGDREATARAVADELGLDGFHAGVTPARKQELVREHQARGEVVVFAGDGLNDAPALAAADIGIAMGTGTDVAMHSAGLVLVKGDLRALVKAVHLSRATLRNIKQNLFWAFFYNAAGIPLAAGLLYPLTGWLLSPMFAAAAMSLSSLSVVANALRLRHARL; translated from the coding sequence ATGACCACCACGCCGTCCTGCTGCCATTCGCCCGGCCCCCACACTCCCGCTCCCGCACCCGCCGCACCGGTTTACATGGGCCTGCCCGACGAACGCGTGCTGCGTCCGCGCTTCTGGGTCGCCTTCACCTGCACCTTGCCGGTCCTCGTCCTCGCGATGGGACCGATGCTCGCCCCCGCCAGCTTTCCGCATCTCGACCCGCGCCTATCCGCCTGGTTGCAACTGGCCCTGACCACCCCGGTGTTTTTCTGGTGCGGCGCGTTCTTCATCCGCCGCTGGTGGAAATCCCTGCGCGAGCTTGATACCAACATGTTTACGCTCACCGTCACCGGCACGGGCGCGGCGTATTTTTACTCGGTGGCCGCCGTGCTGTTCGGCCACAAATTCCCCGCCTCCCTCCACCTGGCCGATCACGGCGTGCCGCTCTATTTCGAGGGGGCGGCGTTTATCACGACCATCGTTTTGCTCGGTCAGATTTTAGAGCAACGCGCCCACTCTCGCACCGATGCGGCCATTCGCGCCCTGATGGAGCTCGCCCCCGCCACCGCCCACCGCGTGCGCGACGGCGTCGAGGAAGACGTCCCGCTCGCCGAGATCGTCGCGGGCGATGTGCTGCGCGTGCGCCCGGGCGAAAAAGTCCCGGTGGACGGCACGCTCACCGAGGGCGGCAGCGACGTGGACGAAGCCATGCTCACCGGTGAACCCGCGCCCGTCGCCAAATCCCCCGGTGCCCCCGTCAGCGCAGGCACGCTCAACACCACCGGCTCATTCCTGTTCCGCGCCGAACGCGTTGGCGCGGACACGCTGCTCGCGCAAATCATCCGCCTGGTCGAACAGGCGCAGGACAGCGAAGCGCCTATCCAGCGCGTAGCCGACCGCGTCTCGGCGTGGTTCGTGCCCACGGTCGCCGCGATTTCGGCGCTCACCTTCATCCTGTGGCTGTGGCTCGGACCCGCGCCGGCCTTCATCCCCGCCCTGGTCAACGCGGTCGCAGTCCTCATCATCGCCTGCCCCTGCGCCCTCGGTCTGGCCACGCCGGTGGCACTCGTCACCGGCATCGGGCGCGGCGCGCAGGCGGGCGTTCTCGTCAAAGACGCCGCCGCCCTCGAACACCTCACCGCCGCCACCACCGTACTGATCGACAAGACCGGCACGCTCACCGAGGGCAAACCCCGTGTCGTCGCCATTACGCCCCAGAACGGCATGCCCGAAAACGAGCTGCTCGCCCTCGCCGCCGCCGCCGAGTCGCCCAGCGAACACCCGCTCGCCCGTGCCTTGGTCGCCGCAGCCAAGGAGCGCAACCTGCCCCTCGCCCCCGCCAGCGATTTCCGCGCCCAACCGGGTCAGGGCGTCAGCGCCCGCGTGGCCGAACGCACCGTGCGCGTCGCCCGCGCCGCCGAGCGCCCCGACAACCACGCCACCGCCACGGTGATCGACGTCACCCTAAACGGCAGTTTCGCGGGCACGATTGCGCTGGCCGACCCGATCAAAGCCTCCACGCCTGCGGCCATCGCCGAACTGCACCGGCTGGGGTTAAAAATTTACATGGTCACCGGCGACCGTGAGGCCACCGCCCGCGCCGTGGCCGACGAACTCGGCCTCGACGGGTTCCACGCTGGCGTGACTCCGGCGCGCAAACAGGAGCTCGTGCGCGAGCACCAGGCGCGCGGCGAGGTCGTGGTGTTTGCCGGCGACGGCCTCAACGACGCGCCTGCCTTGGCCGCCGCCGACATCGGGATCGCGATGGGCACGGGCACCGATGTGGCCATGCACAGCGCCGGTCTGGTGCTGGTCAAAGGCGATCTGCGCGCGCTGGTGAAGGCGGTGCACCTGAGTCGGGCGACGCTGCGCAACATCAAGCAGAACCTATTCTGGGCGTTTTTCTACAACGCGGCCGGCATCCCGCTGGCGGCGGGACTATTGTATCCATTAACCGGATGGCTGCTGAGCCCGATGTTCGCGGCGGCGGCGATGAGCCTGAGCTCGCTAAGTGTGGTGGCCAACGCCCTGCGCCTGCGCCACGCCCGACTCTAA
- a CDS encoding GtrA family protein: MTFKFTQKARFFRFLLVGILNSAVGYGLFALFIYLGLHYSLANLVATILAVCFNFISTRKLVFKQTSGGRGTATAVRFALVYAVLYGVNVGLLTALLKTGITEYLAGLLLIPVSATLAYILHSQFTFRSPPPVTPTLSTTAT, translated from the coding sequence ATGACGTTTAAGTTCACCCAGAAGGCCCGTTTTTTCCGCTTCCTGCTGGTCGGCATTCTTAATTCAGCGGTGGGCTACGGGCTGTTCGCCCTCTTCATTTATCTGGGCCTGCACTACTCTCTCGCCAATTTGGTGGCGACCATCCTGGCCGTTTGCTTCAACTTCATCTCGACACGCAAACTGGTGTTTAAACAAACCAGCGGCGGCCGAGGAACTGCGACCGCCGTGCGCTTTGCGCTGGTTTACGCCGTTCTCTATGGAGTCAACGTCGGGCTTCTTACGGCTTTATTAAAAACCGGCATCACCGAATACCTGGCCGGACTTTTATTAATTCCGGTGAGTGCCACACTCGCCTATATACTTCACTCCCAGTTCACCTTTCGCAGCCCGCCACCCGTGACACCCACGCTGAGCACCACGGCGACATGA
- a CDS encoding glycosyltransferase, whose amino-acid sequence MTASPVIFNIAVHVTAYRDAAALARVLTAVQAQTCAPAIIRLVDNSPAPLALPLPPTHAPARILYHHLPANEGTAGAINRSITWGIETGVDYLWILDQDSEPNPGLLADLVEDHQCLIKSIPIPVGLVAPLTRNRDDGQPNAPLRFDRFRSRPVFYITDPVECDFLPASGMLLHLPSLHQLKLPDSAYFLDLYDFALGLAINAAGAGVWLVPALELSHQVGRKVTFIKNGNTHVFADMPVARVRLLHRNSTYFYTRSAHGFDKLLAAGWQGRRAVLQAWRFIYYGFDQRWSKAAAALAGWALGLFGLGSSRNPEGVK is encoded by the coding sequence ATGACAGCGAGTCCGGTTATTTTTAATATAGCGGTCCACGTCACCGCCTATCGGGATGCCGCGGCGTTGGCGCGGGTGCTCACTGCGGTTCAGGCGCAAACGTGCGCACCGGCGATCATCAGGCTGGTGGATAATTCGCCCGCGCCGCTCGCTCTGCCGTTACCGCCAACGCACGCCCCCGCCCGCATCCTTTATCACCACCTGCCCGCCAACGAAGGCACCGCCGGGGCGATCAATCGCTCGATCACCTGGGGCATTGAAACCGGGGTGGATTACCTGTGGATTCTCGACCAGGACAGCGAGCCAAACCCGGGACTGCTGGCCGATTTAGTCGAGGACCACCAGTGCCTGATAAAATCCATCCCTATTCCAGTCGGCCTCGTTGCGCCGCTGACCCGCAACCGCGACGACGGCCAGCCCAACGCGCCGCTGCGCTTTGACCGCTTCCGCAGTCGCCCCGTTTTTTATATAACGGATCCCGTGGAATGCGATTTCCTGCCGGCTTCCGGCATGTTGCTGCACCTGCCCTCGCTGCATCAGCTCAAGCTCCCTGACAGCGCCTATTTTTTGGATCTATATGATTTCGCCCTCGGCCTGGCGATCAATGCGGCCGGCGCCGGCGTCTGGCTGGTGCCCGCGCTGGAACTCTCACATCAAGTCGGGCGCAAGGTGACATTTATTAAAAACGGAAACACGCATGTGTTTGCCGACATGCCGGTGGCGAGAGTGCGCCTGCTCCACCGCAACAGCACTTATTTTTATACACGCTCAGCGCACGGTTTTGATAAACTTCTGGCGGCGGGCTGGCAGGGCCGGCGGGCGGTGCTCCAGGCCTGGCGATTTATATATTACGGTTTTGACCAGCGCTGGAGCAAAGCCGCGGCAGCCCTGGCCGGCTGGGCGCTGGGGCTTTTCGGACTCGGCTCCTCCCGAAACCCTGAAGGCGTGAAATAA
- the lpoB gene encoding penicillin-binding protein activator LpoB: protein MTTSTISLKTALLVAVLAPAALVFTGCSTNQVRNVDSKGPQALNTSGINSQDWANAADQLVGSLLSSGALDKAPAQPAVLAVDRVINNTQAQVDTDLLIKKIRVALSQTGKVAITNTMGLGERAVVASEAAEMDELTTGKKANLVAPHYTLYAKLIQQSDRINSVTQNTYSFQMSLISVKSGLTVWEDEREIAKQSKKATLGW, encoded by the coding sequence ATGACCACCTCCACCATCTCGCTCAAAACCGCATTGCTCGTCGCCGTGCTGGCGCCCGCCGCTCTTGTGTTCACCGGTTGTTCGACCAACCAGGTTCGCAACGTAGACTCCAAAGGCCCACAAGCCCTCAACACCAGCGGCATTAACTCCCAGGATTGGGCCAATGCCGCCGATCAACTCGTCGGCTCGCTGCTTTCCTCCGGCGCCCTTGACAAAGCCCCGGCTCAGCCCGCCGTGCTCGCCGTTGACCGCGTCATCAACAACACCCAAGCGCAGGTCGACACCGACTTGTTGATCAAAAAAATCCGCGTGGCCCTTAGCCAGACCGGAAAAGTTGCCATCACCAACACCATGGGGCTGGGCGAGCGCGCGGTGGTTGCCAGTGAAGCCGCCGAGATGGACGAGCTGACCACCGGTAAAAAAGCCAATCTGGTTGCTCCTCATTACACCCTCTACGCCAAGCTGATTCAGCAGTCGGATCGCATCAACAGCGTGACCCAAAACACCTACAGCTTCCAGATGTCGCTGATTAGTGTGAAGAGCGGCCTGACGGTGTGGGAGGACGAGCGAGAGATCGCCAAGCAGTCCAAGAAAGCCACCCTGGGCTGGTAA
- a CDS encoding RNA-binding transcriptional accessory protein, translating into MAEPTALPASLPNADHVLLIVKELGPSVKVHQVATTAQLLKDGATVPFIARYRKEMTGELDEVQITTIRDRLEQLAQLDERRAVILASLKERGLLTPALDNQIALAETLTRLEDIYLPFRPKKRTRATIAKEKGLEPLAELIWAQDPATDFAAAAQAYVGREYQPDDGKSPPTPVQKIATPEEAFAGARDILAERVSDDAAAREKLRSIYRESAVITSKVIGGKEAEGAKFKDYFEWSEPLAKCPSHRLLAMRRGEKELFLMMRITVDELLCLAELERLFIKATSPVATAQLRLLLADTLKRLLAPAMETEFRLDSKKKADADAIKVFADNARELLLAAPLGQRAVLALDPGFRTGCKTVILDRQGKLLHNDVIYPDRHEVEAAEKIKGFIEFFKIEAIAIGNGTAGRETEAFVRGLKLPASITVVMVNESGASIYSASEVAREEFPDHDLTVRGAVSIGRRLMDPLAELVKLDPKSIGVGQYQHDVDQNALKRCLDDTVISCVNGVGVELNTASKQLLAQVSGLNSRSAAAIVARRNDKGAFKTRADLLDVTGLGPKAFEQAAGFLRIHDAAHPLDASAVHPERYALVAKMAADLGCTVADLLRDEKLRKKINLAAYVTEAVGLPTLTDILAELAKPGRDPREKFEAFSFQEGVNKPEDLKPGMKLPGLVTNVTAFGAFVDIGVHQDGLVHVSQLADGFVKDPAAVVKPGQKVSVTVTEVDLARGRIALSMRSAPQLGAKTGQAGPRTSPGQARPAPAAAPVAKPAQSLTNDWFAAALNKKR; encoded by the coding sequence ATGGCTGAACCCACCGCCCTCCCCGCCTCGCTCCCCAACGCCGACCACGTCCTCCTCATCGTCAAAGAGCTGGGGCCTTCGGTCAAAGTCCACCAGGTCGCTACGACCGCCCAGCTTCTCAAGGACGGCGCCACCGTCCCCTTCATCGCCCGCTACCGCAAGGAGATGACCGGCGAGCTCGACGAGGTCCAAATCACCACCATCCGCGACCGCTTGGAGCAACTCGCCCAGCTCGACGAGCGCCGCGCCGTCATCCTCGCTTCGCTCAAGGAGCGCGGCCTGCTCACTCCGGCCCTCGATAATCAGATCGCGTTGGCCGAAACCCTCACGCGGCTCGAAGACATCTACCTGCCGTTCCGTCCCAAGAAGCGCACCCGCGCCACCATCGCCAAGGAAAAGGGCCTGGAGCCCCTCGCCGAACTCATCTGGGCCCAAGATCCCGCCACCGATTTCGCTGCCGCCGCCCAGGCTTATGTCGGCCGCGAGTACCAGCCCGACGACGGTAAATCACCGCCCACTCCGGTGCAAAAAATCGCCACGCCCGAGGAGGCGTTTGCCGGTGCGCGCGACATTCTCGCCGAGCGCGTTAGCGATGATGCCGCTGCGCGTGAAAAACTCCGCTCCATCTACCGCGAGTCCGCCGTTATCACCTCCAAGGTGATCGGGGGCAAGGAGGCCGAGGGCGCCAAGTTCAAGGACTACTTTGAGTGGTCGGAGCCGCTCGCCAAGTGCCCCTCGCACCGCCTGCTCGCCATGCGCCGTGGTGAAAAGGAGCTGTTTTTGATGATGCGCATCACGGTCGACGAGCTGCTCTGCCTCGCCGAACTGGAGCGGCTTTTCATCAAAGCCACCTCGCCGGTCGCCACCGCGCAACTACGCCTGTTGCTCGCCGACACCCTCAAGCGCCTGCTCGCTCCGGCCATGGAAACCGAGTTCCGCCTCGATTCCAAAAAGAAGGCCGACGCCGACGCCATCAAGGTGTTTGCCGACAACGCCCGCGAATTGCTTCTGGCCGCTCCGCTCGGTCAACGCGCCGTGCTCGCCCTTGACCCGGGCTTCCGCACCGGTTGCAAAACAGTGATCCTCGATCGTCAGGGCAAACTGTTGCACAACGACGTGATTTACCCCGACCGCCACGAGGTCGAGGCCGCGGAAAAAATCAAAGGCTTTATCGAGTTTTTCAAAATCGAGGCCATCGCCATCGGTAACGGCACCGCCGGCCGCGAGACCGAGGCCTTCGTCCGCGGGCTGAAACTCCCCGCTTCGATCACCGTGGTCATGGTCAACGAGTCGGGCGCCTCCATCTATTCGGCCAGCGAGGTGGCGCGCGAAGAGTTCCCCGACCACGACCTGACGGTGCGCGGCGCCGTGTCGATTGGCCGCCGCCTGATGGACCCGCTCGCCGAGTTGGTGAAGCTCGACCCGAAGAGCATTGGCGTCGGCCAATACCAGCACGACGTCGACCAGAACGCTCTCAAGCGCTGCCTCGACGACACCGTGATTTCCTGCGTGAACGGCGTGGGCGTCGAGCTCAACACCGCCTCCAAACAGCTGCTCGCTCAGGTCTCGGGGCTCAACAGCCGCAGCGCCGCCGCAATCGTCGCCCGCCGCAACGACAAGGGAGCCTTCAAAACCCGCGCCGACCTCTTGGACGTGACGGGCCTCGGCCCCAAGGCCTTTGAACAGGCCGCCGGCTTCCTGCGCATCCACGATGCCGCGCACCCGCTCGACGCCTCGGCGGTGCACCCCGAGCGTTATGCGCTGGTTGCCAAAATGGCCGCCGACCTCGGCTGCACCGTGGCCGATTTGTTGCGCGACGAAAAGCTGCGCAAAAAGATCAATCTCGCCGCCTACGTCACCGAGGCGGTCGGTTTGCCGACGCTCACGGACATCTTGGCCGAGTTGGCCAAACCCGGCCGTGACCCGCGCGAAAAGTTTGAAGCCTTCAGTTTTCAGGAAGGCGTGAACAAACCCGAAGATTTGAAGCCCGGCATGAAGTTGCCCGGCCTGGTGACCAACGTGACGGCCTTCGGGGCGTTTGTGGACATCGGGGTGCACCAAGACGGACTGGTGCATGTGAGCCAGTTGGCGGACGGGTTTGTCAAAGATCCGGCGGCGGTGGTGAAACCGGGTCAGAAGGTCAGTGTGACGGTGACCGAAGTCGATTTGGCACGCGGGCGTATTGCGTTGTCGATGCGCAGCGCGCCGCAATTGGGTGCGAAGACCGGTCAAGCCGGCCCGCGCACGAGCCCGGGGCAAGCCCGCCCGGCCCCGGCTGCCGCTCCGGTGGCGAAACCCGCGCAGTCGTTGACCAACGACTGGTTCGCCGCCGCGCTCAACAAGAAGCGCTGA
- a CDS encoding metallopeptidase family protein: MTPTDLTLLAASVVEAAQKSLPPQLRPLAAAVPVHYEALPDAELIAAGFEPDILGLFTGSAHGAALSEDQPMPAEIVLFLENLWEFAEADEEVFRDEVRITYLHELGHFLGWDEEGLAARELD; encoded by the coding sequence ATGACGCCCACCGACCTCACGCTACTGGCCGCCTCGGTCGTCGAAGCCGCGCAAAAGTCCCTGCCGCCGCAGCTGCGCCCCCTCGCCGCCGCCGTGCCCGTGCATTACGAGGCGTTGCCCGATGCCGAACTCATCGCCGCCGGTTTCGAGCCCGACATTCTCGGGCTGTTCACGGGCTCAGCGCACGGTGCCGCCCTGAGCGAGGACCAGCCCATGCCGGCTGAAATCGTGCTGTTTCTTGAAAACCTCTGGGAATTCGCGGAGGCCGACGAAGAGGTTTTTCGCGACGAGGTTCGCATCACCTACTTGCACGAACTCGGCCATTTCTTGGGTTGGGACGAAGAGGGTCTGGCCGCCCGAGAGCTGGACTGA